Genomic DNA from Coregonus clupeaformis isolate EN_2021a chromosome 9, ASM2061545v1, whole genome shotgun sequence:
ATGTACTTGTGTTTCAGCTGTTGGGGGTCACAGTTATTTCCACGTGACTTACACCCATCAAAGTCTCTGTACCTTGAAGGGGTCATCTGTGGACATATCCTGCTCTTATACATATCCCAGTGGTCATAGAGTCTCCGAAACAAACTGGTATACAAAAGGAAAACTTGATGAGGCGCCTCAAATCCTGAGCCCGGGGTATGGAGGTCGTGTGGAGTACCTGAGAAATATGCAGAGTGACTCCACCCTGAGAATCACAGACCTGAAAGAGGAGGATTCAGCTGAGTATAAGTTTAGAGTCATAACAGATCAGACAAACTGGGAGCCCACCTTCCCTGGTACAACTCTGACTGTCACAGGTAACACTGCATGTCACATCTTATCAATACTGCAAACTATTACTTTATGATATACTCAGTGTTTTAACGCCCTTTCGTTTAGGTCTGCAGGTGAAGGTGACTCCACCCACTGTGACAGAGGGACAGAAGgtgacactgacctgtagcacCACCACCTGTACTCTGAGTgacaaccccaaccccacctacATCTGGTACAAGAACGGACATGTAACCAACCAATCTAACAGTCTGTTCCTAAACCCAGTCAGCAGTGAGGATGCAGGCAGATACTCCTGTGCTGTAGAAGGCCATGAGGTTCTCCACTCTCCTGAAGAGACTCTCACTGTCAGATGTGAGTATGTGTGATCCATCTCCAGTTGTATTCTTTTAGTAACATCTTCTCTTCTCTattctatctatctattattTCAATCTATGTCCAAGTTCCATGATTGTACTCATCTCACTACTGTAGTACTACACAAACACTGTATTGTTAcattattttctaaattacacatatttatattaatatttcaattatttcaatcATAAGTGTAAGTTCCATGATGCTCCTCATGTAAAGCAATATGTATGAACAATGTGTTGATACATATTGTCTGCCAGATGGCCCAAAGGACAGCTcagtgtcagtcagtccctctggCGAAATAGTGGAGGGCAGTTCAGTGACTCTGACCTGCAGCAGTGATGCCAACCCACCTGTGTACAAATACACCTGGTTCAAGAAGAACATAACCTCACCAAAAGCTTCAGGACAGAGTTACAGCATCACCAACATCAGCTCTGAGGACAGTGGAGAATACTACTGTGAGGCTGAGAATAAAATAGCATCTAAGAACTCTACAGCTCTGATGATCATTGTAGCAGGtcaagtttcatcttcaatacttCAATACAAAACTACATGTTTCTAGTTAATCTGAATCAATATACTTTGGATTATTACTCCTTAGTTTATAACTATACATTGGGTTATAAGATCCCTTAACAAGTATTGCATTAATGTCCTGGATTTACGTTTATTTTTAGTTTATTATATCATGCCATGTACTCATATTATCCATATTTTATTTTAGGAAAACAAACATCAGTTATGACTGCAGTTGTAGGAatcatagtggttgttctggttctcatcctctgtctctctggcttcaCGTGGTTTAGGTGAGTGAAttgtattattaattttttattatttaactttagtaacattgattgattgattaattcattAATTAACAAACAGGAAGAAGTCCTCCAAATCCACCTCTGACACAAGAGACACAGCAGACAATAGACAGGTGAGTCTGTTGGAATCAGGAGATGACTGTGATGTCTGTGTATTCTTTGTGGAACATTTCTACTCCTCATGTTGTCTGTCCTCTCACCTCATCAGGGAGACTCTAGTCCAGTGTATGACAACATCTCAAGCATGGCCATGACCCTTACTGCAACACAGACAGCAGCCACCGTAGACCAAGATGATGTTCACTACGCCAGCGTCCACTTCTCTCGCTCCAAAAACCAGGAAGTCCCTCTGTACTCCACTGTTCAACTGCCTCAACCACAGAAACAGTACGAGGATGTCCAGTACGCTGCTGTGAAATTCAACCGCCCCACTGCTGCCACCCAGTAAGCATATTCTGCATTAAGGTAATTCATATGCTGCTGCTTATTGTAGGAGATGTCATCAATAAGCAAAACAGTTGACCCATAGTGACCACTAGTGATGTCATTTCCTTAAACTACGAACCCAACAACGGACATCTCAAGAAAATTACTATGACATGTATTGATGTAATGATGGTTTTGAGGAACTGCTCAttttgcattccaaatggcatcatattccctatttagtgcactacaaaggcagtgcactataaagggtattGGGTGCcaacatttgggatgcaacctttgtttcatttctgtttctctctcttcagaCCTGCAGCAGCACAATCAGCTGAGGAGGACCCCTCTGTGATCTACAGTCAAGGCagtcaacaaacccagaaccaagaagacctgaacacaacaaacccagaaccaagaagacctgaacacaacaaacccagaaccaagaagacctgaactCAACAAGTTTGACAAAAACCCATATATTCAAAATAAGTGCCATAAAGCTTGAGGGGGGTGTGGAATATTggccattataaactgggtggtttatactacggctaagggctgttcttgacACAAAGCGGATATGCCGTCGTATATTGGCCTGATTGCTATtagaaactggttaccaacataaatagTATTTTTTACGCCATACCCGTGGTAAATTGTCTGATATACAGTATTCACTTCTGAAATGCAGTTTCAGTCAGTCAGCATCCAAGACCCAaactaaccagtttataatagtatataataatatagttgAAAATGTTATAAGTTTAATATTTCTTAAGTAAAATCGTTAATATTTCTGAGTACCagatctttaaaaaatatatgtatttctgAAGTAGGCAACCTCAAGGTCCAGTTATATTTTATATAACTACAGTATTTTTTTATATATGAAGGCTAACAGCAATAGTTATTGTGTTTCTATTATATTGTATTACTTCATATGCTACTATTAGATGATACACATCGTAGAAGTTTGCttgatttttttataaatttttttaattgtttttattacaAACTATGGCACAATTTTGCCTCAATGTCCAGGAAAGAGTTCTGCTTGATGCAACATTTCTTAACGCTtttatgaaatgttttttttgtaaacTGTGTGAAGTGTGAAATTTTTTCTGATACATTTTTAAGAATAAACGTAATTGTCATTGTTTTGACCTAATTATAACAGTATCTTCAGTGGAGTCTTTAGCAAAggccagccaaccttttgatacagtatGCGTTGATGAGTATCAAATCTGTCTCCTGTTATTAAACAAAGGGCACTttggtagatggcatccaaagggttaagtgtgacactctggctccatggactttgattattgagccagggttgttcattttcattgtttgggtgtatttctatgttgggtagtctagttgttcatttctatgtttggtgattgttcttgattagtcatatgactcccaatcggaggtaacgagtgtcagctgtcggctcgttatctctgattgggagccatatttatactgtgtgttttctcttgggtgttgtgggtttttgtttccttgttgctgttagtcttTATCAGTATTGAACGTCACTTTCgtcttatttggtttgttgttttgatcgtggtttctttataataaagtctacgatgttcgctcaacacgctgcgctttggtctcctccttttgacgatcgtgacagaaaaacccaccttcaaaggaccaagcagcgtgtcaagcggcaacaggatttatggacgcctatcaaggattcatggacatgggaggagatacgggctggaaagggtccttgggcacaaccgggagaatatcgccgccctcgtgaagagctggaggcagctaaagccgagaggaggtggtatgaggaggcagcacggagtcgaggctggaagcccgtgggtactacccaaaaatttcttgggggggggctaaaagggagtgtggcgaagtcaggtaggagacctgcgcctactccctggactgaccgtggagagcgagagtacgggcagacaccgtgttacgcagtagagcgcatggtgtctcctgtacgcaggcatagcccggttcggtacattccagctccacgtatcggccgggctagattgagcattgagccggatgtcatgaagccggcccaacgcatcaggccaccagtgcgtctcctcgggccggcttacatggcaccagccttacgcatggtgtccccggttcgcctacatagcccggtgcgggttattcctccttcccgtactggtcgggcgacggggagtatacaaccaggtaaggttgggcaggctcagtgctcaagggagccagtacgcctgcacggtccggtatttccggcgccacctccccgctccagtccagtaccaccagtgcctacaccacgcaccaagcctcctgtgtgtccccagagtcctgtgcgtcctgttgctgctcccgcactagccctgagatgcgtgtcctctgcccgggaccaccagttccggcaccacgcactaggccttatgtgcgtccccagggtccagcatgccctgttgctactccccgcactagccctgagatgcgtgtcctcagcccgggaccaccagttccggcaccacgcactaggccttatgtgcgtctcggccggccagagtctgccgtctgcccaacggcgcctgaactgcccgtctgcccaacggcgcctgaactgcccgtctgcccaacggcgcctgaactgcccgtctgcccaacggcgcttgaactgtccgtctgccaagcgccgcaggaactgcccgtctgtactgagcctgcaaagccgcccgtctgccatgagccttcagagccgtccgccagaccggagccgctagagctctccgccagacaggagcagccagagccttccgccagacaggatcagccagagccttccgccagacaggatcagccagagccttccgccagacaggatcagc
This window encodes:
- the LOC123491580 gene encoding B-cell receptor CD22-like encodes the protein MQSDSTLRITDLKEEDSAEYKFRVITDQTNWEPTFPGTTLTVTGLQVKVTPPTVTEGQKVTLTCSTTTCTLSDNPNPTYIWYKNGHVTNQSNSLFLNPVSSEDAGRYSCAVEGHEVLHSPEETLTVRYGPKDSSVSVSPSGEIVEGSSVTLTCSSDANPPVYKYTWFKKNITSPKASGQSYSITNISSEDSGEYYCEAENKIASKNSTALMIIVAGKQTSVMTAVVGIIVVVLVLILCLSGFTWFRKKSSKSTSDTRDTADNRQVSLLESGDDCDVCVFFVEHFYSSCCLSSHLIRETLVQCMTTSQAWP